Within the Synergistota bacterium genome, the region TTTCAAGAATAACCTTAGCTATAGCTAGTGCCAGATATACGTCGCTTCCAGGTTTAACTGAAATATGTTTGTTAACAAAGTTTGCGGTTTCCGTTTTGATGGGGTCTATCAGGTAAATAAATGTCCCGTTTTTTCTTGCTTTCTCTATAAAAGGAACGAAGTGTATATTAGTTCTCGCAGGGTTTCTACCCCAAATTATCGCGGTTTTACTTTTTAATATATCTTCTGGAGGGTGGTTAAAGCAAGCTCCGAAGTCAAGCTCGTGAGCAAAGTTTCCAGCATCGTCACATAGATTTCCATCCATATAGGTTATGTTTCCGTATAGGTGGAAGAATCTAATAGAGCATAGTCTCATGAATATACCTGTATTACCAGTGTTTACTCCTAAAAGTACTGAGTTTTCTTTTCCTTTATCTTTAAGCTCTTGAAGTTTATCTGATATTACGTTCAAAGTTTCCTCCCAAGAGCTTTTTCTTAACTCGCCATTCTTTCTTATAAGTGGATGGGTTATCCTTTTTTTGCTTTCCCTGTCTTTAAGGAATTTATAAATTCTTTGACATAGGAAATTTTTCGTATAAGGATTTGATGTGTCTGGCTTTAGAATTAAATCGTTCTTGATTTCAAAATTAATAGCACATGCATCCCAACAGTCAGCATAGCAGACTCCTTTAAACTTCATTATTCAATTCCTCCTTTTAGTATTGACAAAATAATTTAGTTATGGTGACTAATATGTTAAGATATTTTCTTTATTGTAGCAAGTCTTTAAGGAGTTGATTTTTATGAATCTCGAAGTTTTTTATCTAGGGGCGCTCTTTCATGATGTAGGAAAGTTTATAGAAAGAACCAAAGCTTATAAGGAAATATCGAAGAAAGAAGAGTACAAGAGTCTTGATGTGGGACGGTGGGCGCATCCAAGGTATTCTCATTTTTGGCTTAAAGGTGTATGTGAGAGAATTCCTCTGCTTAAAGAGTTGAGTTCTTGTGATGTGGAAAAAATGCGTGATTTAGTTTTATGGCATCATAAACCTGGTGATCTTTTTTGGTGTGAAGTTCTTCAGACGGCGGATTATCTATCTGCTGCAGAGAGAGTGGAAGAGTCAGAAGAAGAGAAAGAGGAGTATAATAAGGAGCCTCTTTTAAGTATCTTTAGTGAGATCTTTGAGGATAAAACTTCGGATAAGCTGTTTTATCCTCTTAAAAAGCTTGATACGGATGATAACATAATTTTTCCTCAGAACAAGGAATATCTGATAGTTAATTATGACGAATTGGAAAAAGATTTTGAATCTGTTTTAAGTTTGGTAGACTCAGAAGAGGATCTTTTAACTCTCTTTGAAAGGTACTTTTGGTGTGTTCCTTCTCAGGTTGTAGGAGCTAGAGCGGATATATCTCTTTACGATCATTTGAGGACTACTGCTGCTATAGCAGTGGCTTACTGGCACGAGATAATTATAAGGGAAAAGGAAGGTATGGATTACTGGAGGGATCGCTTATCTAAGGTTAGAGATTTCTTAGGGAAAGGCAGTGGAAGTATAGGGGAAGAGGCTGACTTCCTTCTTATTGGCGGTGACCTTTCTGGTATTCAAAGCTTTATATTTGATATACCTTCTAAGGGAGCGGCGAAGAGCTTGAAAGGAAGATCATTATTTTTGTCTATTCTGATGGAGGTTATAGCAAGGTATATAGTTGATAGTCTTAATTTAAGGCTGGTTAATATTCTTTACATGGGTGGAGGGGCTTTTTGGATTTTGGCACCTCGTTCTGTGGAAAATAGACTTAAAGATATTAGAAAGAATATCTCAAAGCTGCTTCTGAGAGCTCTGAAGGGGAAAATATATGTAGCTTTAAGTTGGGTTCCTATTTATTACAAAAATTTTTATGTGAAATCTGAGGAAAATTTTGTTTCGGTGGTTGAACGTCTTCAGAGAGAGCTTTCTAGGGTTAAAATGGAAAGATTTAAAGAAGTTCTTGAGGATGAGAATGGTTATAAACTTCTTTTTGGTTCACCTGGGATTCTGTCTTCCTATGAGGAGCATTGTATTATATGTGGTGAGAGTGAAAAGCACCTTCTTCTAGCTTATGATGAGCCTGTAGGTACTCAAAGAATATGTAAAATGTGCGATTCTTTTAGGGAATTATCGAATAGATTTAGTGAAGAAGATCTTATAAGGTTTGAAAAAGTTGGACGTGACTCAGATGTTGAAATATCAGATTGCTTTTCTCTGTTTAAAGCGTTTGGTTTTTCTGTAAATCCCGTCAAGTTGAAAGAAAAGGAAAGGATTTATTTTAAAAATTCCTTACTGAAAAGACCCAAGAAAAATAATAAGGAACCTTCTGTTAAAACTCTTGAGGATTTAGCTGAGCAAAGTGAAGGAGATAAGCTTTTGGGTTATATTAAGCTTGATATAGATAGTTTGGGAAGGATTTTTAAGGAGGGTTTAGGTAAGGAATACTACTCGGTATCGAGAGTCGCTATGCTAAGTAGGATGCTCGCCTTTTTCTTCGAAAGATACATACCTATGAGGATAATTTCTAATGAAGATTATCTTGTTTTCGCTGGTGGTGATGATGCCTTTATAATCTCTTCTTGGAGTAGATCGCTTAGAATTGCTGAGGAGATAGAAATGTCATTTAGAAAATATGTGGCTGGAAATCGCAAGATAACTTTTTCTGTGGGTCTATTTCTAGCTAAGCCCAATTATCCTGTAAGTAGAGCTGCAATTTTGGTGGAGGAGGAACTGCATAGCGCTAAGAGTAAGTATAAGGAGAAAGATGCGGTTTGTATCTGGGGAGAGGTTTTTACAAAGTGCGAGTATAGGGAGCTTTTAAAGCTGTGGAACAGGCTTAAGGAGTTCTTCAGTAAAAAGGATGGTTTTGAAGCAAGGGGTACGCTTTTTAAAATTATAAGATTTTCAAAAGATCTTAGAAGCATGGATGAAGAGTTTAAACTTCCTAAACCTTGGCTCTTTGCTTATGCTTTAAGAAACGTTGAGGATAAGGAGTTCAAAGATTACATTGTTAATTTGTATGAAAGGCTTCCCTTTAAAGGTTTTTGTGGGGCAGATGAAAGCCCTATTGAGATTCGAAACCCAGCCATATTATATGTGGCTTCCTGTTTTGCTTATCTTTCAACAAAAGAGGAGGTGAGGTAAATGGTTAAAAACGAACAAGCGAGAGAAGGTCAAAATACCAAGTATGATAGTGCTTTCATAGAAAAGAATGCTATTAAAATTAATGAAATTAAAAATGTAGAGGAGCTCAACAGGCTTTGCGAAGAGATAGAAAAGTTAGCTAAAAGCGATAAAACTACATTTACTCAAATAAGGAATATCTATTCTAGGGTTAGGAAAGTGAAGGAATTAAAGGATTTGGTAGCTCTAAGACCTGTCTTGGCTTACGTTGGCGCAAGGAACAATATAAAAGATTTGACCGGGCTTTTAGACAGGATAATTAAAGCTGCTAATAAGAGTGAGCATTTAGATAGCTTTAAAAAGTTTATGGAAATGCTTGTTTGTTACAAGAGGGTTCACAAGGGTCAGGAGGCGAGTTAGATGGAAGTACCTAAGTTTATAGGTAGGGTTTTAATAGAGGGTAAAATAGAGGCCAAAACGGGTCTTCGTATAGGCGGTTCCAGGGAAGTGCTTGAAGTTGGTGGTCTAGATCTTCCCGTTATTAAGGATCCATTTGGGGTTCCTTATATACCTGGATCTTCTTTGAAGGGTAAGATGAGGGCTCTACTGGAACTTATGGAAGGTAAGGGAAGTTATGTTTTAAAAGGCGAGCAAGAAGATACTAATTTTCAAGATTTTTGGGCTAAGTATACTAAGTATATTAGGGAGTCTAGCAATGAGAAATCGATAAAGTTTGAAGGTAAACCTTGTTCTTGTGGCGAATGTAATATATGTAAGCTTTTTGGCATTCCTGCAAATGCCAATAAACGTCCTTTAAATCCTACGCGTTTGACAGTTCGTGATGCTTTTTTAGATAAAGATGATTTTGAGAATAAGTTTAAGGATGCTGAGCTTCTTGAGTTTGAATATACAGAAGTTAAATATGAAAACTCTATAGATAGGCTCACTTCAGCAGCCAATCCTCGTCAAGTAGAGAGGGTTCCAGCTGGTGCTCAGTTTAATTTTGCTATGATTGTTAAGCTTTTGGGTGAAGAGGAAGTGGATCTTTTAGGAACTCTTGCAACTGGTATGAAACTTCTCGAGGATGATTATCTTGGTGGTCATGGTTCAAGAGGTTATGGAGCTATAGAGTTTAGGAATCTTAAAATTAAGTTCAGGAGCCGTTCTTTTTACGAGGGAAGGGAAGGTGAAAAAGAAGTAGGAAGTTATAAGAGTGTTTCTGAAATTAAGCTTGAAGAGATTAAAAGCGCGCTGAAAAAGCTGATTAGAGGAGAAAGTGAGTCAAAATGATGATTTTTAAGCTTTTCCCTGGTGAAAGAGCTTTACTATCCTGGAAAGATTTAACCTTTAGTTCTTCCTCGCTTTTTGGCGGTTTATCTAACGCGATTGGAGAGCTTTATGGTGGAGGCGAACTGCGTAAGTTCATAGAGGCTTTTTCTAAGAATGAAATTAATATTTCTTCTGTTTTTCCTATGATAAGGGGGGAAACGCAGGATATTCTATTCTTGCCTCGTCCTATTCTTCCTCCGAAGTTAGAAGGAAAAGAGGGTGGATCATCTATTGAGAGCAAGAAAATCAAGAGGATAAAATGGTTATCCGTGAATACATTTTTCGAGCTCGGTAAAAGTATTGTGTACGATGATTCTGATAAAAGTTATAGATTTTATTACGTATTTTCGAACAGCAATATTTTTTGGAATGATCTTTTTTATGCTCAAGATGTTCCTGCTGAGTTTAAAAGAGAGATTCCTTTCAGGAAAGTTGAGGTTCCCCATGCTTCTATAGATAGGCTAGATTTTTCATCAAATCTTTTCTTTACTGAGGACATAATGGTTAAAAATCCCTTAGGTTTTTACTTTTTATGTGAAGCTTTAGATGTCTGGAGGGATAAGATAAAAAACGCTGTTAGTTTTCTTTTAGATGAAGGTTTAGGGGGTGAAAGAAGCAAGGGTAAGGGTATTTTTGAGGAGGTTAAGGTAGAAGAGGTTGACTTTTTGCCCAAAGTTAAAAAAGTCATAGGTTATATTGGACTTTCTCTAACTTATCCATCTGAAGAAGAAGTTAGCAAAATTTATTCTTTTTCCTTAGTTAAAGATGATGGTTTTGTATACATGGGAGGAGGTAGAAGCATTAAAAAGTCCAGAGTAATGATGCTTTCAGAAGGTTCATTCTATAAAGGTGAAGTAAAGGGGAAGCTTTTTGAGGAGAGATCGGGGAATATTGTGGTCTTTAGAAACGGAAAGGCTTTTACTGTTCCGGTAGGTGATTTAAGTTGAAAGTTAAGTTGAAAACCTTAACCCCAATATTTATAGGTGCTGGGAAAGAAAAAGTTCTCTCTCCAAGATTTGATTGGGTTATGGGTAAGGAAGGTGTATTATTAATAGATCAAAATCGTTTATTTGAAATTCTTACCCTTAATGAGCGTTTAGTAGATGATTATGTTAAGCATGTTAAAGAAGGAGGAAATATCAGAAATTTCATTGATAATCTTGATAAGGAAAGAGTAATTGGAAAAGAAGATGTAAAGAGTTTGATTAAAGGTAAGCTTCGTTTTAAAGTGGCATTAAAAGATAAAGAGAACATCGAAATCCAAAGGTTTATTTCTTCTCCCTTAGGTAACTACATACCTGGAAGTAGCATCAAGGGGGCTATAAGGACAGCATTGGGGTATTATTACTTTAACAAAAAGAAACAAAGGTCCAATACCTTAAATGTCTTAGATAAGATTAAAAATGTTAAGAATCCAAAGTTTGCCTATAGTGATGCGAATTTGCAGTTCGAAACCTTTTCCGCTAGATTTTCTTCTTATGGAAAATATGATGCTAAAGATGACTTTCTTAAGCTTTTAAGGGTGAGGGATAGTGCTTTCTTATCTCGAGATAATTTTGTGATATTTCAATGTTCTGTTTTCAACTTTAATAGTAATAAAGAGGGTGCACCTGTGTTTCTTGAGTGTTTGGATGAGGGAAAAGAGGTAGAAATTGAAATCAACTTTTTTAAGGGTAAGAGTCCTATTTATAACCTATGTTCTGGTTTTTGGAGTTTTCTTAAGGAGGGGGAAGAAAAGGCTATCTTAAAGATATTTGAGTTTTTAAACGGGTTTGCGTTGGACTTTATAAAACGTGAAAAGAACTTTTTTAAGAATAGACAAAAGGATTTGATAGATTTCTATAATAAAATAGAGAAAGAGGTTAGCGAAAAAACTGCTTTGCTTCTCTTAGGGAGGGGAACCACTTTCTTTGGAAAAACCATAGATATGGCTTTTACAGATGAAGAATTTGAAAGATTAAGAGATATTTTTCCTATTAGACAGATGGGGGTTGTGGGAGGGAAGAAATCAAAACCATTTCCTATAACCCGTCTTTTGTGTAAGGATGGTAGTGGTTATAAGCCTCTTGGATGGGCTTTGCTTACCATAAAATAAGATAAGCAGAAAAATCGTTCTTGACAATATGGTGATACTCGTTTAATATTTAAGTCTGTTTTGTGTGAGGTTCTAGTAACTCCTAAAGCGAAGATCGAGTAGCCATTGCAGGAGGGATGGTCTGTGGTTAAGTTTATAAGGATAGTTGGAGTGTTACTTTATTTAGTAATGATGATTTTAGGGATTTTTTATCCTTTAATAGGTGTAGTGGTACTGGGATATTTGGTAACGGTGGTTATACTTGGTAGGAGAAAAAAGTGGTGTTCGTTGAATTGTCCACGAGGTAGCTTTTATGATTTTATAATATCAAAGTTATCTCTTAAAAGGCCCTTGTCTAAGTTTTTGAGGAATAACTTTACATGGAAGCTTTTTTTAATTTTGTTAGTTTTACTTATGGTTGTGCAATTTTACATTGTGCGACCGTTTGACTATGATGGTGTTGAAATGTTTGAAAAGCTAGGTTTAATTTTTTACAGAGCTTGTTTTGTATCTAGCGCTATAGGTATACCTCTATCTATATATTACAATCATAGGGCATGGTGTGCTGTGTGTCCCGTAGGGAACTTGCTTAGGAAGTAAGGATATTCTTATTCTAAATAAATTTTTATTTTTTATTATATAGCAGGAACCAGGTAGATAAATGGTTCCTGCTATTTTTTTAATTTCATTTAGGTATCCTTTTACAATTAAGTCTATTCTTAGTAAAAGCTTGACTTGCTATTTTGCGTAGATGGTTTATAATTTAGTTGTAAACCATAGCTAAAATTAGGAGGTGTTGCTCTGATGAGTAATAATCAGTTAGCAGTGCCTCTTAAGTTAGGTAGGCGTCCTTTACTTATGCTTTTTGCGTTTTTCCTAGGAGCAATTATTGGATACCTAGCTGGACCTAAGGTTGTGGTAATTAAACCCTTAGGAGATATATTCATATATCTTTTAAAGTTTTTAATCGGTCCTCTCATTTTTGTTTCTATAACTTTAGCTATATCTTTTGTTGCCGATATGAGTAGGCTTGGTAGGGTTTTTGGTCGATTCTTAATTTACTGGCTTGTTATGGGGTTTATTTCAGCAGCTATAGGTTTTGTCATGGCTGGTGTTATTAAGCCTGGTGTGGGGGTCAAACTTGAGCCTCCTCCAGGGTGGACTCCACCTAAAATAGCTGGTATAGATGAAATCATAGCTACTGTTATACCAAATAACTTTATAGCACCTTTTCTTAATCTCCAAGGTATGCAAATCATAGTTGCTGCTATATTGTTTGGTATTGCTGCGGTACTTTTGGGAAGAGATATGCCTGATAAGAAGCAGCTTTTTGTTGATGTGCTCAACGCTATACTAGGGGTTATATACAAGTTTATAGATATTGTTCTTTGGTATGCTCCTATTGGAATCTTTGCTCTTGCTGCTAACTTGGTTGGGGTTGCTGGGGGAATGGTTTTAGGAGCGGTATTCAAGATGGTTTTAACTCAGTGGGTCGCTTATGCAATAATACTCTTTATAATCCATCCTATATTGCTTGTAGGGTATATAGGCGTTAATCCTTTCCAATATTGGAGAAAGATTTATCCAGCTATGATAACGGCCTTTTCAACTACATCAAGTAGCGCTACAATGCCTGTTACACTTGAAAGGACAAGCAAGCTCGGTGTACCTGTAGATATGGTTCAGCTCATTATTCCTATTGCTGCGACCATTAATATGCAAGCCGTTGCTGCTGAGATGCCTATATATGTCGCTTGGGCTAGCCAAATGTATGGTGTTTCTTTAACTGGTGGGCAAATAGCTATAGCGCTTTTCCTAGGAGTTATAGGTGCGGCAGCTTGTGCAGGAGTCCCTGGTGGTGGAATTATAGTTGCTGCTATGACTCTCTCTATAATGGGGCTTCCTCTAACTCCTGTTCCATGGATAGCAGGGATTTATACTCTTATAGATATGCCCAATACGATGCTTAATGTTACAGGGGATCCTCTTGGAGTTATGGTTGTTGCTAAAGGTTTAGGTGAATTTGATAAGAGCAGGTTTTATGCTTCTGACTAAAGGGTCACCGAGAATTTGTTTAGCTGGTCATATCGGTGTCGGTCACGTTTTTAGCCATTCTGGGTTTGTCCAAGATGATTCGCTTGGTTTTTTAACTGTTGTTAATTTTGTTAAAGAGCTTTTTGGTTTAGATATCAAGCTTGTAGGAACTAGCGTTGACGGAGATAGTATAAAGGTTTTTACATCTTACGGCGGGGTTGGTATAGGTAAGCCTAGAAGGGGGTTAACCCCTTTTGAAATTAGTGCCTTGAGGAAGGCGGGGGGTGACCCCCTTTTTGTTCAACGTTTAGCTCTTGAGATCTTTGGTAGGTTTTACGGTAACGGTATTAGTGAAAGCGCTGTTTCATTTATGTATGCTTTATCAGAGAGTATATTAGATTCTTTAAATAGGGCTATACCTGAGTCCAAGCTTTTGAAGTGTGAGGATGAAATAAGTTCGGATATAGTTTGGGGAGTTAATATCGATTTTTGGGGTGTACCCTTAGCCATTTTAGCCACTGTAAATGGTTCTAAAATCGGCTTGGGGCCTTGTGAAGATTTGGAAGGAAATGTTTATAAAGGGGTGAAATTTAGAGTTTTAAGGAGTTTAAGAGCATTAAAAATCCCCACAATAGTTGTAGAAAGCAAAGCCTTTAATCCGGCTCTTAGTGTTGATGTTCCAAGTTTTCTAGTTAGGTATAATGAGGAAGTGGATAATTCCGCTGTTGCTTTGAGTCTAGTCGATTCTCTTAAGGAGCTCGGATACCCTTTTCTATTCATAAGTAAAGCTTTTCCTCTTCTTTCGAAACCTGCCATAGAGGTTGAAAGCAAGAAGTTTGTTTCACGTTTACTTAGGCTTGTTAAGGCCTTTTCTAGGGTTAAGACCTCTAAGAGTAAGGTTTTGATTTTAGGAGAACTTGCTAAGCTTATCTCTGAGGATGCTGGTGGTGTTTCTTTTATGAGCTCTAGAGTCAATAAAGTGGCGAGAGCTGTTGGGTTAATGCCTGGTACTGGTGCTGTTATATCTATGTGTTTGCCGAAAGGATATATAAAGGAGCATAAAATTCCTTTCGTTACGGAGGATGATTTAGCCAAAATGACACAAGTTGTGAGAAAGGCAGTTATAAGGCTTTGGGATAGAATCGAAGATGCCCAAAGAGAACTTAATTTGAAATTCAAGGCCTTAGGGGGGTGAGTTTTTGGCTGATAAAATTTTATGGATAAGAACCGGCGGAACTATAGATATGATTTATGATAAGGAGAGCGCTTCTTATGTTCCTGCCTCTAAGGATTTGATCAATAAGGTTTTAGATAGAATATCTTTAAGCGATGTTTACTTGGATATAAGAAGCGATGTGGTTGATTTTATAGATAGCTCAGAGATGATACCCGATGTGTGGATTAGGCTTTCGGTTTTTATAGCTGATAACATAGAGAGATATGATGGAGTTTTAATAACTCATGGAACTGATACGATGCATTATACGGCTTCGGCCTTGAGTTTTATGCTTATGAATTTAGATAAACCTGTTGTTCTGACAGGGGCGATGATTCCTATACTTGAGGAGGGCTCTGATGGAGTGAAGAATTTCTTGGATTCTATAACCTTTTTGACCAGAGCTTCTATACCTGGTGTCTTTTTGGTATTTGATGGTAAAGTTATAAGAGGGGTAAGGGCAAGAAAAGTTAGCTCAGGTGATTTTGGGGCGTTTTATAGTATAAACTCAGAGTATGTTGGTTTTGTGGAGAATGGGGCTATTAGATTAAATTTAAAAGGTAAACCTTTTATAACGGGATCAGGACAATCTAGAGTTTATGCTGATACTAAGTTAAATAATAAAGCTGCTTTAGTTAAACTTTTTCCTGGATTTGATCCCAAGTTGCTAGAGAGTTTAGTTGTTTCAGGGGTTAAGGGAATTGTACTTGAGGCTTTTGGTTCCGGAGGGGCTAGGGTTACTGATCCACTTTCTATAGTTGAGTCTATAAGAAGACTTAAAGAGAAAGGTATTCCGGTTTTTATAACTTCTCAATGTTGTTTAAAAGGAATTGTTAGGTTCGGTCCTAAGCCTTACTATGTGGCTAAAAGGTTGATGGAAGCTGGTGCTATTTCGCTTCATGATATGCTTAGTGAGGTTGCTATTGTTAAACTTATGTGGGTGTTAGGTCATACTGAAAGTTACAATGAGATTGTAGAGCTTATGCTTAAAAATATGGTTGGTGAGATAGACACAGATAGTTAAAGATGATGTTATAATAAACGTAAAAAGATCCTTTAATAGGGGGGATAAAGGTGCATCAAAAAGAGTGGCTTGAAGTTAGAGTTGATGAGTTAAAGGATGTTGTAAAACGTATTTTTATGGCTCTTAATGTACCTGAAGAACATGCGGAGATTGCTGCTGATGTTTTAGTTGAGGCAGATAGAAGAGGTATAGGTTCTCATGGGGTTGGTCGCTTAAGGAGATATGTAGATGGTATAAAAACAGGGATGATGATACCTGGTGTTGAGGGTATCGTTGTTAAAGAAACTGAGAATACTTTGACTATTGATGGTCAGGGTGGTCTTGGTCAAGTGGTAGCTTATAAAGCTATGAAAAAGGTTATAGAGAAAGCGGAGAAGAAGAATATATGTTTTGCCGCTGTTAGAAACTCTAATCACTATGGAATAGCTGGATATTATGCAATGATGGCCTTAGAAAAGGGTTTAATAGGTATTTCTTTGACTAACTCTACTCCGTTAATGGTTCCTACATTTGGAAAAAATGTTTTCTTAGGAACTAATCCTATAGCTATAGCTTTTCCTGTTGAGAAAGGTTGGCCGGTGGTTCTCGATATGGCTACTTCTACGGTTCCGCAGGGGAAGTTAGAGGAGTATAGGAGAATGGGAAAGAAAATACCTCTGTGTTGGGCTACGGATGAGTTTGGTAATCCTTGTGATGATCCTGGAAGAGTTTTAGATAACATGGCTGCAAGACGTGGTGGAGGTCTTCTTCCATTAGGAGGAGCTGATGAGGAAACTGGAGGGCATAAGGGCTACGCTCTTTCTTTTGTGATAGATGTGCTTTGTGGGGTGCTTTCTGGAGGAATTTATGGAATACATCTTTACGAGGAAAAGGGGAAGCCGTCTGGGGTGGCGCACTTCTTGGGAGCTATGAGAATAGATGCTTTTATAGATCCTGATCTTTTTAAAAAGAACTTATCCAAATTTGTTGAAGAGATAAAGTCGGCAGAAAAAAGAGAGGGTTGTCCGAGAATATATGTTCCTGGGGAGAAAGAGTATGAAAATGCAGAGAGGCAGAAAGAGAAG harbors:
- the csm5 gene encoding type III-A CRISPR-associated RAMP protein Csm5, coding for MKVKLKTLTPIFIGAGKEKVLSPRFDWVMGKEGVLLIDQNRLFEILTLNERLVDDYVKHVKEGGNIRNFIDNLDKERVIGKEDVKSLIKGKLRFKVALKDKENIEIQRFISSPLGNYIPGSSIKGAIRTALGYYYFNKKKQRSNTLNVLDKIKNVKNPKFAYSDANLQFETFSARFSSYGKYDAKDDFLKLLRVRDSAFLSRDNFVIFQCSVFNFNSNKEGAPVFLECLDEGKEVEIEINFFKGKSPIYNLCSGFWSFLKEGEEKAILKIFEFLNGFALDFIKREKNFFKNRQKDLIDFYNKIEKEVSEKTALLLLGRGTTFFGKTIDMAFTDEEFERLRDIFPIRQMGVVGGKKSKPFPITRLLCKDGSGYKPLGWALLTIK
- a CDS encoding Ldh family oxidoreductase is translated as MHQKEWLEVRVDELKDVVKRIFMALNVPEEHAEIAADVLVEADRRGIGSHGVGRLRRYVDGIKTGMMIPGVEGIVVKETENTLTIDGQGGLGQVVAYKAMKKVIEKAEKKNICFAAVRNSNHYGIAGYYAMMALEKGLIGISLTNSTPLMVPTFGKNVFLGTNPIAIAFPVEKGWPVVLDMATSTVPQGKLEEYRRMGKKIPLCWATDEFGNPCDDPGRVLDNMAARRGGGLLPLGGADEETGGHKGYALSFVIDVLCGVLSGGIYGIHLYEEKGKPSGVAHFLGAMRIDAFIDPDLFKKNLSKFVEEIKSAEKREGCPRIYVPGEKEYENAERQKEKVKLYYKVINEIKAVASELGVNINLNPL
- a CDS encoding dicarboxylate/amino acid:cation symporter; this translates as MSNNQLAVPLKLGRRPLLMLFAFFLGAIIGYLAGPKVVVIKPLGDIFIYLLKFLIGPLIFVSITLAISFVADMSRLGRVFGRFLIYWLVMGFISAAIGFVMAGVIKPGVGVKLEPPPGWTPPKIAGIDEIIATVIPNNFIAPFLNLQGMQIIVAAILFGIAAVLLGRDMPDKKQLFVDVLNAILGVIYKFIDIVLWYAPIGIFALAANLVGVAGGMVLGAVFKMVLTQWVAYAIILFIIHPILLVGYIGVNPFQYWRKIYPAMITAFSTTSSSATMPVTLERTSKLGVPVDMVQLIIPIAATINMQAVAAEMPIYVAWASQMYGVSLTGGQIAIALFLGVIGAAACAGVPGGGIIVAAMTLSIMGLPLTPVPWIAGIYTLIDMPNTMLNVTGDPLGVMVVAKGLGEFDKSRFYASD
- a CDS encoding FeS-binding protein, with translation MVKFIRIVGVLLYLVMMILGIFYPLIGVVVLGYLVTVVILGRRKKWCSLNCPRGSFYDFIISKLSLKRPLSKFLRNNFTWKLFLILLVLLMVVQFYIVRPFDYDGVEMFEKLGLIFYRACFVSSAIGIPLSIYYNHRAWCAVCPVGNLLRK
- the csm2 gene encoding type III-A CRISPR-associated protein Csm2 — its product is MVKNEQAREGQNTKYDSAFIEKNAIKINEIKNVEELNRLCEEIEKLAKSDKTTFTQIRNIYSRVRKVKELKDLVALRPVLAYVGARNNIKDLTGLLDRIIKAANKSEHLDSFKKFMEMLVCYKRVHKGQEAS
- a CDS encoding asparaginase, translated to MADKILWIRTGGTIDMIYDKESASYVPASKDLINKVLDRISLSDVYLDIRSDVVDFIDSSEMIPDVWIRLSVFIADNIERYDGVLITHGTDTMHYTASALSFMLMNLDKPVVLTGAMIPILEEGSDGVKNFLDSITFLTRASIPGVFLVFDGKVIRGVRARKVSSGDFGAFYSINSEYVGFVENGAIRLNLKGKPFITGSGQSRVYADTKLNNKAALVKLFPGFDPKLLESLVVSGVKGIVLEAFGSGGARVTDPLSIVESIRRLKEKGIPVFITSQCCLKGIVRFGPKPYYVAKRLMEAGAISLHDMLSEVAIVKLMWVLGHTESYNEIVELMLKNMVGEIDTDS
- the csm4 gene encoding type III-A CRISPR-associated RAMP protein Csm4, yielding MMIFKLFPGERALLSWKDLTFSSSSLFGGLSNAIGELYGGGELRKFIEAFSKNEINISSVFPMIRGETQDILFLPRPILPPKLEGKEGGSSIESKKIKRIKWLSVNTFFELGKSIVYDDSDKSYRFYYVFSNSNIFWNDLFYAQDVPAEFKREIPFRKVEVPHASIDRLDFSSNLFFTEDIMVKNPLGFYFLCEALDVWRDKIKNAVSFLLDEGLGGERSKGKGIFEEVKVEEVDFLPKVKKVIGYIGLSLTYPSEEEVSKIYSFSLVKDDGFVYMGGGRSIKKSRVMMLSEGSFYKGEVKGKLFEERSGNIVVFRNGKAFTVPVGDLS
- the cas10 gene encoding type III-A CRISPR-associated protein Cas10/Csm1: MNLEVFYLGALFHDVGKFIERTKAYKEISKKEEYKSLDVGRWAHPRYSHFWLKGVCERIPLLKELSSCDVEKMRDLVLWHHKPGDLFWCEVLQTADYLSAAERVEESEEEKEEYNKEPLLSIFSEIFEDKTSDKLFYPLKKLDTDDNIIFPQNKEYLIVNYDELEKDFESVLSLVDSEEDLLTLFERYFWCVPSQVVGARADISLYDHLRTTAAIAVAYWHEIIIREKEGMDYWRDRLSKVRDFLGKGSGSIGEEADFLLIGGDLSGIQSFIFDIPSKGAAKSLKGRSLFLSILMEVIARYIVDSLNLRLVNILYMGGGAFWILAPRSVENRLKDIRKNISKLLLRALKGKIYVALSWVPIYYKNFYVKSEENFVSVVERLQRELSRVKMERFKEVLEDENGYKLLFGSPGILSSYEEHCIICGESEKHLLLAYDEPVGTQRICKMCDSFRELSNRFSEEDLIRFEKVGRDSDVEISDCFSLFKAFGFSVNPVKLKEKERIYFKNSLLKRPKKNNKEPSVKTLEDLAEQSEGDKLLGYIKLDIDSLGRIFKEGLGKEYYSVSRVAMLSRMLAFFFERYIPMRIISNEDYLVFAGGDDAFIISSWSRSLRIAEEIEMSFRKYVAGNRKITFSVGLFLAKPNYPVSRAAILVEEELHSAKSKYKEKDAVCIWGEVFTKCEYRELLKLWNRLKEFFSKKDGFEARGTLFKIIRFSKDLRSMDEEFKLPKPWLFAYALRNVEDKEFKDYIVNLYERLPFKGFCGADESPIEIRNPAILYVASCFAYLSTKEEVR
- the csm3 gene encoding type III-A CRISPR-associated RAMP protein Csm3, producing MEVPKFIGRVLIEGKIEAKTGLRIGGSREVLEVGGLDLPVIKDPFGVPYIPGSSLKGKMRALLELMEGKGSYVLKGEQEDTNFQDFWAKYTKYIRESSNEKSIKFEGKPCSCGECNICKLFGIPANANKRPLNPTRLTVRDAFLDKDDFENKFKDAELLEFEYTEVKYENSIDRLTSAANPRQVERVPAGAQFNFAMIVKLLGEEEVDLLGTLATGMKLLEDDYLGGHGSRGYGAIEFRNLKIKFRSRSFYEGREGEKEVGSYKSVSEIKLEEIKSALKKLIRGESESK